TTTATTGTAAAATAATACAATATGTTAACCTAAAAAGATATTTTTTAATCACTTTTCTGTTAGTGGAAAAAATTAGATGAGGGGAAAAGAAATAATTAACTAAAATTTTGGCAGAACCAAAAATATAACAAGGAGGAGAAAAATGGAGGAGAAAATAAAAGTAGGTGTTATTGGACTAAGGATGGGATTATCACATATTGAAGGTTATAGAAGAAATCCTTATACAGAGGTTTATGGGATATGTGATACTGATGAGAAACTATTAGAAAAGACAAAGCAGGAGTATAATATTAAAATCGCAGTTAATGACTATAAAGAACTTATAAATATACCAGAAATTTCTATTATTTCTATTGCTTCTCCTGATTTTTTTCATTGTCAGCAGGCAATTTATGCTTTAAAAAATGGGAAAAATGTTTTGTGTGAAAAACCAATGACACCAACAATTGAGGAGGCAAAAGAAATTGTTAAAGTAGTGAAAGAAACAGGCAAAAAGTTTATGGTAGGACAGGTTTGTAGATATGCTCCAGGTTTTGTTCTTGCGAAAAAGATGGTAGAAAATGGAGATATAGGGGAATTGTTTTTTGTAGAAAGTGAATATGCTCACGATTATTCAAAAACGACAGGAATTGGTAATTGGAGAAAAGATAAAAGGAGAGAACCATTTCTTGGTGGTGGTTGTCATGCAGTAGACCTTTTAAGATGGATTGCAGGAGACCCTATTGAAGTTAGTGCATATTCAAATCATAAGTGTTTGGTTGACTGGCCTGTTGATGATTGTACTATTGCTATATATAAATTTCCAGATGGGGTTATTGGAAAGGTTTTTGTTTCC
This DNA window, taken from bacterium, encodes the following:
- a CDS encoding Gfo/Idh/MocA family oxidoreductase, whose protein sequence is MEEKIKVGVIGLRMGLSHIEGYRRNPYTEVYGICDTDEKLLEKTKQEYNIKIAVNDYKELINIPEISIISIASPDFFHCQQAIYALKNGKNVLCEKPMTPTIEEAKEIVKVVKETGKKFMVGQVCRYAPGFVLAKKMVENGDIGELFFVESEYAHDYSKTTGIGNWRKDKRREPFLGGGCHAVDLLRWIAGDPIEVSAYSNHKCLVDWPVDDCTIAIYKFPDGVIGKVFVSIGCIRPYTMRSVFYGKEGTIICDNTSPQIYLCSKKYYREKSNFNFASFPVNLASHNVSAEIDEFVDCIINNKEVPTNEIEGAKTVISCLKAVESAKKGKPLKIGGEL